One genomic segment of Chitinophaga sancti includes these proteins:
- a CDS encoding HAMP domain-containing sensor histidine kinase, translating into MLDIKEIRLFFIRHGYLLIVAAWLFTFSFLFSNYWSYYSSPMGVKRSLEKSISQREASFEKIIKDQFLLNHLFSRNYNEKEIKSLDTKDFYVFAYDSSEAGRWLVFWSTNMVTPEEWQVPLVDGNRFVKLKNGYYEVLCRRVFSPEAGHERFMVGVIPVMMEYSITNNYLVDHFYDKPALGREYNINLKAPGIPVLNGKGLILFYLHYDRTLDTKPPNLLSVILRVMGCFCVLIFINLFAATLARQKSALNGFLFLLAVIVVFRLLSYLYPFPFNLRTLNIFTPLIYAKDEIFRSLGDLLLNVSLTFWLLLFFRQHVKSIKAPPVKNAWQQRGVIILSSYIMYVVGQFLSELIQSLVIDSRISFDVANPFSLNEYSIIGAIILGFIAFSFLFFSQIVNSLLNELTSFRHRTKYVFLAIVGVVWLVFRIHNPEIHYSIALVIWLIIYVILLDALAFKFENSLATVPFLFWLFLLTITTSAVLVYYNDQKELSLRERMAIELSKQKDPYLEMLLTDVTKQMEQDELLQYFFQQANGGNMPRSTLENELKQKYFKGYLGRFKVDIYAFDENGMPIYGGDTSSFYSLSRKMLVESELIGNDLYYNERGFNDYSYIGQKDFYRNGEKAGYLVYELTPAVVNSQRLYPELLVDGEIYDPEKESNATYSYAIYDKGQLVNNNNDYSFPVKLYDSDMPTDEVTVKKVNGYSLMYYKASKDKVVIVAKEIRSFIEFITLFAYMFCLFLLIIAIYRVLDLLVKARMRIGNLKSLVNINIRRKVTGTIIFIVVFAFVILGLTTVLFFIDRSERENKERLSHTINEVTHEVEKVFANQRMFDDLEDLYDPIFQASLSESIGEIADERALDINIYDRDGNLQVTTQPLITEKGLLSRKINPDAYMQLGRQQKIQWIQKEKIGSMGYLSGYAPLRNNGEIFAYLNVPYFATQTELNQQISNFLVALINFNAFIFLIAGLLALLITNSITKSFSLVTERLRHVSLGQQNDEIEWEKDDEIGAVVKEYNKMVRKLEVSAARLAKSEREGAWREMARQVAHEIKNPLTPMKLSIQYLQRAIDNDAPNVKQLSTNVARTLVEQIEHLANIASDFSAFARIGEANSEVLMLNEVLHSLKELYQSHEHSTIQFNHPGHAFYVFADKTQMNRLFTNLLQNAIQAIPEEREGIITINMEEEDPGWVVVSVSDNGDGIPPEVQSKIFVPNFTTKNSGTGLGLAMCKNIVEQARGEIWFETQLTVGTTFYVKLPLSANPV; encoded by the coding sequence ATGCTAGACATTAAAGAAATACGACTTTTCTTCATCCGACACGGATACCTACTGATCGTAGCAGCCTGGCTGTTTACCTTTTCCTTCCTGTTCAGTAACTACTGGTCCTACTATTCCTCCCCCATGGGAGTGAAGCGTAGCCTGGAAAAAAGTATCTCCCAGCGGGAAGCGTCTTTTGAAAAAATAATCAAAGATCAGTTTCTGCTCAACCATCTTTTTTCACGCAATTACAATGAGAAGGAAATAAAAAGCCTGGATACAAAGGACTTTTATGTTTTTGCCTACGATAGCAGTGAGGCCGGCCGCTGGCTGGTATTCTGGAGCACCAATATGGTAACACCGGAGGAATGGCAGGTGCCGCTGGTGGATGGAAACCGTTTTGTAAAATTAAAGAACGGATATTATGAAGTGCTGTGCCGACGGGTGTTTAGTCCGGAGGCTGGGCATGAACGCTTTATGGTCGGTGTGATACCGGTCATGATGGAGTATAGTATTACGAACAATTACCTGGTCGATCACTTTTATGATAAACCTGCGCTGGGACGGGAATACAATATCAACCTCAAAGCCCCCGGCATACCCGTACTCAATGGCAAAGGGCTGATCCTTTTTTACCTGCACTACGACAGAACATTGGATACCAAGCCTCCTAACCTACTGAGTGTCATACTCAGAGTAATGGGTTGTTTCTGTGTATTGATCTTCATCAACCTCTTTGCCGCGACGCTGGCAAGACAAAAGAGCGCCCTGAATGGGTTTCTGTTCCTGCTGGCTGTCATTGTCGTATTCAGGTTATTGAGTTACCTGTACCCGTTTCCTTTCAACCTGCGAACACTCAATATCTTCACGCCTTTGATCTATGCAAAGGACGAGATCTTCCGATCGCTGGGCGACCTGTTGCTGAACGTATCGCTGACGTTTTGGTTGTTGCTGTTTTTCAGGCAGCATGTAAAATCCATCAAAGCGCCTCCGGTGAAGAATGCATGGCAGCAAAGAGGGGTGATCATTCTGAGTAGTTACATCATGTACGTGGTCGGACAGTTTTTGTCTGAGCTCATTCAGAGCCTGGTGATCGACTCCCGCATTTCTTTTGATGTGGCGAACCCATTCAGTCTGAATGAATACAGCATCATCGGTGCGATCATATTAGGGTTCATCGCGTTTAGCTTCCTCTTCTTTTCACAGATTGTGAATTCACTGCTCAATGAGTTGACCAGTTTCAGGCATCGTACCAAGTATGTATTCCTGGCGATAGTCGGCGTAGTGTGGCTGGTGTTCAGGATCCATAATCCGGAGATACATTATTCCATTGCTTTGGTGATATGGCTGATCATCTATGTGATCCTGCTGGATGCACTGGCATTTAAATTTGAGAATAGCCTGGCGACAGTGCCGTTTTTGTTCTGGTTGTTTTTGCTGACAATCACAACCTCTGCGGTGCTGGTGTATTACAACGATCAGAAGGAGCTGAGTCTGCGTGAAAGAATGGCGATAGAATTGTCGAAACAAAAGGACCCTTATCTGGAAATGTTGCTCACTGATGTAACAAAGCAGATGGAGCAGGATGAACTATTGCAATACTTTTTTCAACAGGCGAATGGGGGGAATATGCCGAGGAGTACCCTGGAGAATGAGTTGAAGCAAAAATATTTCAAAGGATACCTGGGTCGATTTAAGGTAGACATCTATGCCTTTGATGAGAACGGGATGCCGATTTATGGTGGCGACACCAGTTCTTTCTATTCACTGAGCAGGAAGATGCTGGTGGAATCAGAACTGATCGGGAACGATCTCTATTATAATGAAAGAGGATTCAATGATTATAGCTATATAGGTCAGAAAGATTTTTATCGCAATGGGGAGAAGGCAGGCTACCTGGTATATGAGCTGACACCAGCGGTGGTCAATTCACAACGATTGTATCCTGAATTGCTGGTGGATGGAGAAATCTATGACCCTGAAAAAGAGTCTAATGCGACCTATTCTTATGCGATTTATGACAAGGGGCAACTGGTAAATAATAACAATGATTACTCGTTTCCGGTCAAGTTGTACGATTCGGATATGCCTACAGATGAAGTGACGGTGAAGAAGGTGAATGGGTATTCGCTGATGTACTACAAAGCATCGAAAGACAAGGTAGTGATTGTGGCAAAAGAGATCCGGAGCTTTATAGAATTTATCACGCTCTTTGCGTACATGTTCTGCCTGTTCCTGTTGATCATTGCTATTTACAGGGTGCTGGATCTGTTGGTGAAAGCAAGGATGCGGATTGGCAACCTTAAATCACTGGTCAATATTAATATCAGGAGAAAGGTAACCGGGACCATTATTTTCATTGTGGTATTTGCATTTGTGATCCTGGGTCTGACCACGGTATTGTTCTTCATTGATCGTTCTGAAAGAGAGAATAAGGAACGTCTGAGCCATACGATCAATGAGGTGACGCATGAAGTGGAGAAGGTATTTGCAAATCAACGCATGTTTGATGACCTGGAGGATCTGTATGATCCGATATTCCAGGCCAGTTTGTCAGAATCTATAGGTGAGATTGCAGATGAGCGGGCGTTGGATATAAACATTTATGACAGGGATGGAAATTTGCAGGTAACAACGCAGCCACTGATTACAGAGAAAGGGTTGTTGTCGAGAAAAATAAATCCGGATGCGTATATGCAACTGGGGCGTCAGCAAAAGATCCAGTGGATACAGAAGGAGAAGATCGGTTCGATGGGGTACTTATCAGGCTATGCACCGTTGCGTAATAATGGAGAGATCTTCGCTTATCTGAATGTACCGTATTTTGCAACGCAAACGGAATTGAACCAGCAGATCTCCAACTTCTTAGTGGCGCTCATCAATTTCAATGCGTTTATATTCTTAATAGCAGGGTTATTAGCATTATTAATTACCAACTCTATTACAAAGTCATTCTCCTTAGTAACAGAGCGCTTGCGCCATGTGAGCTTAGGGCAGCAGAATGATGAGATAGAATGGGAAAAGGATGATGAGATCGGGGCTGTGGTAAAAGAATACAATAAGATGGTGAGAAAGCTCGAGGTGAGTGCGGCCAGATTGGCAAAGAGTGAGCGTGAAGGGGCGTGGAGAGAAATGGCGAGACAGGTGGCGCATGAGATCAAGAACCCGCTCACGCCTATGAAACTGAGTATTCAGTATCTGCAAAGAGCGATAGATAATGATGCTCCAAATGTAAAACAGCTGTCTACGAATGTAGCGCGTACGTTGGTAGAGCAGATAGAGCATCTGGCGAATATCGCATCAGATTTCTCTGCATTTGCAAGGATAGGGGAGGCGAATAGTGAGGTGTTGATGCTGAATGAGGTATTACATTCTCTGAAAGAGTTGTACCAAAGCCACGAACATAGTACAATTCAGTTCAATCATCCGGGGCATGCGTTTTATGTATTTGCAGATAAGACACAGATGAACCGGTTGTTTACCAATCTCCTGCAGAATGCGATACAGGCTATACCGGAAGAAAGAGAGGGGATCATCACCATCAATATGGAGGAGGAGGATCCGGGTTGGGTAGTGGTGAGTGTATCGGATAATGGGGATGGTATTCCGCCTGAGGTTCAGTCAAAAATATTTGTACCGAACTTTACAACAAAGAATTCAGGGACTGGTTTAGGGTTAGCGATGTGTAAGAATATAGTGGAGCAGGCGAGGGGAGAGATCTGGTTTGAGACACAGTTAACGGTCGGTACTACATTTTATGTAAAGTTGCCACTGTCGGCAAATCCTGTATAA
- the mazG gene encoding nucleoside triphosphate pyrophosphohydrolase codes for MENNAAFERLLSIMDDLREKCPWDRKQTIHTLRQQSIEELYELADAITTSDWKAIKEELGDLLLHIVFYAKIGAEQGQFTMTDVINGICEKLIFRHPHIYGDVKAEDEEAVKQNWEKLKLKEGKTSVLSGVPVSLPALVKAMRLQSKAKTVGFEWDTTEQVWDKVKEEVQELEEVVATGNQDEIEGEFGDVLFSLVNYSRFLKIDAENALERTNKKFISRFQYIEMKAAEKGKSLDEMTLGEMDELWNEAKKC; via the coding sequence ATGGAAAATAACGCGGCCTTCGAACGGCTACTCAGTATTATGGATGATCTCAGGGAAAAATGCCCCTGGGATAGAAAACAAACCATCCACACCCTGCGTCAGCAATCTATTGAAGAATTATATGAACTGGCAGACGCTATCACCACTTCCGACTGGAAAGCCATTAAGGAAGAACTGGGCGACCTGCTGCTCCATATCGTTTTTTATGCCAAAATAGGAGCCGAACAAGGGCAGTTTACCATGACAGACGTGATCAACGGCATCTGTGAAAAACTCATCTTCCGCCATCCGCACATCTATGGCGATGTCAAAGCCGAAGATGAGGAAGCCGTTAAACAAAACTGGGAAAAACTGAAACTGAAAGAAGGTAAAACCTCTGTACTCAGTGGTGTACCTGTATCCCTACCCGCGCTGGTAAAGGCAATGCGCCTGCAATCCAAGGCCAAAACTGTCGGTTTTGAGTGGGATACTACAGAGCAGGTATGGGATAAAGTGAAAGAAGAAGTACAGGAACTAGAAGAAGTAGTGGCTACGGGCAATCAAGACGAAATTGAAGGGGAATTCGGGGATGTACTCTTTTCCCTGGTCAACTATTCACGTTTTCTGAAGATTGATGCAGAAAATGCACTGGAACGTACCAACAAAAAATTTATCAGCCGCTTCCAATATATTGAAATGAAAGCGGCCGAAAAAGGCAAATCTTTGGATGAAATGACGCTGGGTGAAATGGATGAACTCTGGAACGAAGCAAAAAAATGCTAG
- a CDS encoding Tex family protein, giving the protein MNTKHIALISSELGIPARSAENTMNLLAEGSTVPFISRYRKEVTGSLDEVQIGRIEDLQKRYKEIDERRAFIIKTITDQEKMTPELQDKLENTWVLTELEDIYLPYKPKRKTRATVAIEKGLEPLAKMLFEQQEGVPQSLAEQFLNEQVASTDEALKGARDIMAEWINENAELRDKMRKLFNHTSVLTSKVIEGKEEEGNKYKDYFDFNEDFSKIPSHRVLAILRGEAEGFLYGTIAPNEEDAIEIMEKQFITTRNAAAEQVGKAITDSYKRLLRPSLENEFRALAKDRADQEAIEVFAENLRQLLLAAPLGPKAVIAIDPGYRTGCKVVALDNQGNMLDNDVIYPLEKNYKRDDAEALLKKWADRYDTSAIAVGNGTAGRETEEFVKKIDFGKKINVFMVNESGASVYSASEVAREEFPEFDVTVRGAVSIGRRLIDPLAELVKIDPKAIGVGQYQHDVNQSQLKQSLDRVVVSCVNNVGVNLNTASKHLLAYVSGLGPSLAENIVKYRKENGAFSNRLQLKKVTRLGEKAFEQCAGFLRIENGDNPLDNSAVHPERYKLIESMASKQNCTVQDLIAKEDLRKQINPKEYVSEEVGLLTLEDILKELDKPSRDPRDEIAIFEYAEGIKSMEDLRVGMTLPGVVTNITNFGAFVDVGVKQDGLVHISHLSNKYISNPNEAVKLNQKVTVTVLEVDPSRKRISLSMKTNEPAQQQQPRNREQQRRPDNNNNNKKAAPAPLNDFQAKLAELKKKFN; this is encoded by the coding sequence ATGAATACCAAACACATTGCACTTATTTCGTCTGAATTGGGCATTCCAGCCCGTTCAGCTGAGAATACCATGAATTTGCTGGCAGAAGGGTCTACGGTACCCTTTATCAGTCGCTACCGTAAGGAAGTGACAGGCAGCCTTGATGAGGTGCAGATAGGCCGTATTGAAGACCTGCAGAAACGTTACAAGGAAATTGATGAACGTCGTGCGTTCATTATCAAAACCATTACAGACCAGGAGAAAATGACCCCTGAGCTGCAGGACAAACTGGAAAATACCTGGGTACTGACAGAACTGGAAGATATTTATCTGCCATACAAACCTAAACGTAAGACCAGGGCTACTGTGGCGATTGAAAAAGGTCTTGAACCACTGGCTAAAATGCTGTTTGAACAACAGGAAGGTGTACCACAATCCCTTGCAGAACAGTTCCTTAACGAGCAGGTAGCCTCTACGGATGAAGCCCTGAAAGGTGCCCGCGATATCATGGCTGAGTGGATTAACGAAAATGCTGAGCTGCGTGACAAAATGCGTAAGCTTTTCAACCATACATCTGTTTTAACCTCCAAAGTGATCGAAGGCAAAGAAGAGGAAGGCAATAAATACAAGGATTACTTCGATTTCAACGAAGATTTCAGCAAAATACCTTCTCACCGTGTACTGGCTATTCTGCGTGGAGAGGCTGAAGGGTTCCTCTATGGCACCATTGCGCCAAACGAGGAAGATGCGATTGAGATCATGGAGAAACAATTCATTACCACCCGCAATGCTGCTGCAGAGCAGGTAGGCAAGGCGATCACAGATTCTTACAAGCGTCTGCTGCGTCCTTCCCTGGAGAATGAATTCCGTGCACTGGCCAAAGACAGAGCGGACCAGGAAGCAATCGAGGTGTTCGCAGAGAACCTGCGTCAGCTGTTGCTTGCTGCACCACTGGGTCCTAAAGCCGTGATTGCCATTGACCCGGGTTATAGAACCGGTTGTAAAGTGGTAGCGCTTGACAACCAGGGTAATATGCTGGACAACGATGTAATTTACCCATTGGAAAAGAACTATAAACGTGATGACGCAGAAGCCCTGCTGAAAAAATGGGCTGATCGTTATGACACTTCTGCTATCGCAGTTGGTAATGGTACTGCTGGTAGAGAGACAGAAGAATTTGTGAAGAAGATTGATTTTGGTAAAAAGATCAATGTATTCATGGTGAATGAAAGTGGTGCTTCTGTGTATTCTGCATCTGAAGTAGCGCGTGAGGAGTTCCCTGAATTTGATGTAACCGTACGTGGTGCAGTATCTATTGGCCGCAGACTGATTGATCCACTGGCAGAGCTGGTGAAGATTGATCCAAAAGCGATTGGTGTGGGGCAGTACCAGCACGATGTGAATCAGTCCCAGTTGAAACAGAGCCTGGACAGAGTAGTGGTAAGTTGTGTGAACAATGTAGGTGTGAACCTGAATACAGCTTCCAAACACCTGCTGGCGTATGTATCTGGTTTAGGACCAAGCCTGGCGGAGAATATTGTAAAATACCGTAAGGAGAATGGTGCATTCAGCAATCGCTTACAGCTAAAGAAAGTAACCCGTTTGGGTGAAAAGGCGTTCGAACAGTGTGCGGGCTTCCTTCGTATTGAGAATGGCGATAATCCACTGGATAATTCAGCAGTACACCCTGAGCGTTATAAACTGATAGAGAGCATGGCTTCCAAACAGAATTGTACCGTACAGGATCTGATAGCGAAAGAAGATCTGCGTAAGCAGATCAATCCTAAAGAGTATGTGAGTGAAGAAGTAGGTCTGCTTACTTTGGAAGACATCCTGAAGGAGTTGGATAAGCCAAGTCGTGACCCACGCGATGAGATAGCGATCTTTGAATATGCAGAAGGTATCAAGAGTATGGAAGATCTGAGAGTAGGAATGACATTGCCAGGTGTGGTGACGAATATTACGAACTTCGGTGCGTTTGTGGATGTAGGGGTGAAACAGGATGGCCTGGTGCATATTTCTCATCTGAGCAATAAGTATATCAGCAACCCGAATGAGGCAGTGAAGTTGAACCAGAAAGTAACGGTGACAGTGTTGGAGGTAGATCCATCCCGTAAGCGTATATCCTTGTCAATGAAGACGAATGAGCCTGCGCAGCAGCAGCAACCAAGGAATAGGGAGCAGCAGCGTAGACCGGATAATAATAACAATAATAAGAAGGCAGCACCAGCACCTTTGAATGATTTCCAGGCTAAGCTGGCGGAGTTGAAGAAGAAGTTTAATTAA
- a CDS encoding enoyl-CoA hydratase-related protein, whose product MQPEFIIIHQQVAPYVAHIQLNRPKELNALNLQLMTELKEALKSLDADESVRVIVISGNEKAFAAGADIKQMAGKTAMDMYNIDQFSTWDTIKKTKKPLIAAVSGFALGGGCELVMLCDMIIASETARFGQPEIKIGVMPGAGGTQRLTRAVGKALAMEMVLTGKFITAIEALNAGLINRIVPVELYLQEAIQLATEIAALSPLAVRMAKESVLKAFDSSLEEGLHFERKNFYLLFASDDQKEGMQAFVEKRVPVFKGK is encoded by the coding sequence ATGCAACCAGAATTTATAATCATACACCAGCAAGTAGCGCCATATGTTGCGCACATCCAATTGAACCGCCCCAAAGAACTGAATGCCCTCAATCTGCAATTAATGACAGAGCTGAAGGAAGCATTAAAATCACTGGACGCAGACGAGAGTGTACGCGTGATCGTGATCAGCGGAAATGAAAAAGCTTTTGCGGCAGGCGCTGATATTAAACAGATGGCAGGGAAAACTGCCATGGATATGTATAATATCGATCAGTTCAGCACCTGGGATACAATAAAGAAAACAAAGAAGCCGTTGATTGCAGCAGTAAGCGGTTTTGCATTAGGCGGTGGCTGTGAACTCGTTATGCTTTGCGATATGATCATAGCCAGTGAAACCGCCCGATTCGGACAACCTGAAATTAAGATCGGCGTGATGCCCGGAGCAGGAGGAACCCAACGCCTTACAAGGGCCGTGGGTAAAGCCCTTGCTATGGAAATGGTACTGACGGGAAAATTTATTACCGCAATAGAAGCATTAAATGCAGGACTAATTAACCGTATCGTTCCGGTTGAATTATATTTGCAGGAAGCAATCCAGTTAGCGACCGAAATTGCAGCACTGAGTCCACTCGCTGTACGCATGGCGAAAGAATCTGTACTGAAAGCTTTCGATAGCTCGCTGGAAGAAGGCTTACATTTTGAAAGGAAGAACTTCTACCTGCTGTTTGCCTCCGATGATCAGAAAGAAGGCATGCAGGCTTTTGTAGAAAAACGAGTACCTGTATTTAAAGGAAAATGA
- a CDS encoding DUF3667 domain-containing protein: MKTQPIRAEKNCLNCGTEVPERYCTHCGQENTVPHETFGHLFNHFFADVIHYDSKTLITLKYLLFRPGFLTQEYTAGKRVRYVNPIKFYIFTSFVFFFSYFAFTHKDEKGDTQGVVVTESYNLNDDDKTDSIANAWTGKLEKYKDEKDYLAAQKALPEGQRDGFFTKQAVRQYFKQKERKEKGEEGINERFQHNYPKMMFVLLPLFALYLKWFYRRNKKYFYADHAIFSLHFHTFFFIFYLFTTILDWLFSVDFISVFGLIVVFIYLMLSLKKIYGGKSFWKALLLVLLYSFTLLLVFTGFSILLTFLT, from the coding sequence TTGAAAACTCAACCTATCAGGGCAGAAAAAAACTGCCTTAATTGCGGCACCGAAGTTCCGGAGCGCTACTGTACTCATTGTGGTCAGGAAAATACCGTTCCCCACGAAACTTTCGGCCACCTGTTCAACCACTTCTTCGCCGATGTAATCCATTATGATTCAAAAACATTAATCACCCTCAAGTACCTCCTGTTCCGGCCAGGATTCCTCACCCAGGAATATACCGCCGGCAAAAGGGTCCGGTATGTAAATCCGATTAAGTTCTACATCTTTACGTCCTTCGTCTTTTTCTTCAGTTATTTCGCCTTCACGCATAAAGATGAAAAAGGTGACACCCAAGGGGTGGTAGTCACCGAAAGCTACAACCTGAATGACGATGACAAAACTGATAGCATTGCCAATGCCTGGACCGGAAAATTGGAGAAGTACAAAGATGAAAAAGACTACTTAGCTGCCCAAAAAGCCCTGCCTGAAGGTCAACGGGATGGGTTTTTTACAAAACAGGCTGTCCGCCAGTATTTTAAACAGAAAGAACGAAAGGAAAAAGGAGAGGAGGGCATCAACGAACGATTCCAGCATAACTATCCCAAAATGATGTTCGTCTTACTCCCGCTATTTGCCCTTTACCTCAAATGGTTTTACCGCCGCAATAAGAAATATTTCTATGCCGACCATGCAATTTTTTCCCTGCACTTCCATACGTTCTTTTTTATCTTCTACCTTTTCACCACCATATTGGATTGGCTCTTTAGTGTAGATTTTATATCTGTTTTTGGACTCATCGTCGTCTTTATCTACCTAATGTTGTCCTTAAAGAAAATTTATGGCGGTAAGTCATTCTGGAAAGCCTTATTACTGGTGTTGTTATATAGTTTCACCCTCCTGCTGGTGTTCACCGGGTTTTCAATATTGCTTACATTTTTGACGTAA
- a CDS encoding SGNH/GDSL hydrolase family protein codes for MKGCKLFSLLLLFSLVLSSFVPQKEITWTAIGDSFTYLNDHLEESQNRVEKGWITRTTELVPGLTYINKGQNYLTSVEIAYKIDDLDLKPSDVYTVFLGTNDWWLGVKTGTLDDYTNNTGIATLNGAFRVIIDKLRSLNPKAHIILMTPMQRGDFVYILNHNFSSWGSYKDQEGQSLESFVNAVKAIGKKENLEVVDLYSEPRLGIAQAVKFKYLRDPLTREYKEYPYPDYIKIPFTVGDIYPYPKEAIDVTYDGIHPSDKGGAIMAEILAKVINGFQF; via the coding sequence ATGAAAGGGTGCAAACTATTTTCCCTATTACTCCTTTTTTCACTTGTGCTGAGTTCCTTTGTGCCACAAAAGGAAATTACCTGGACTGCCATTGGCGATTCCTTTACTTATTTAAATGACCATCTGGAAGAAAGTCAGAACCGGGTTGAAAAAGGATGGATAACGAGAACAACAGAACTGGTGCCAGGCCTGACGTATATCAACAAAGGGCAAAATTATCTGACAAGCGTTGAAATTGCCTATAAGATTGATGATTTGGATCTGAAGCCATCAGATGTTTATACTGTATTCCTGGGTACTAATGACTGGTGGTTGGGTGTAAAAACAGGTACATTGGACGATTATACTAACAACACCGGGATTGCTACTCTAAATGGGGCTTTCAGGGTGATTATTGACAAATTGCGTAGCCTTAACCCGAAAGCACATATTATACTGATGACACCTATGCAGCGTGGCGATTTTGTTTACATTCTCAATCATAATTTCAGTAGCTGGGGGTCTTATAAAGACCAGGAGGGACAGAGTCTGGAATCATTTGTTAATGCGGTGAAAGCAATTGGTAAGAAAGAAAACCTGGAGGTAGTGGATCTTTATAGTGAACCCAGGTTGGGGATAGCACAGGCTGTGAAGTTTAAATATCTTAGGGATCCTTTAACGCGCGAGTACAAAGAGTATCCTTATCCTGATTATATTAAAATACCATTTACTGTGGGAGATATATATCCTTATCCTAAAGAAGCAATAGATGTTACTTATGATGGGATACATCCTTCTGATAAAGGAGGGGCTATTATGGCCGAGATATTAGCGAAGGTGATAAATGGGTTTCAGTTTTAA